In Fusobacterium canifelinum, a genomic segment contains:
- a CDS encoding PTS mannose/fructose/sorbose/N-acetylgalactosamine transporter subunit IIC codes for MLQALLLGLIAFVAQSEFALGTSLISRPIVTGLFTGLVMGDIKTGLIMGATLELAFIGSFSIGGSIPPDVVTGGILGVAFSIASKTGIETVLLLALPIATFTLILKNVYLGLLIPMLSHKADIYAEKGNTKGIERMQILSGLGLSFMLAAIVFFSYLLGSNVISSILNAIPDFIQRGLAVATGIIPALGFAMLAKLLINKTVIPYLFLGFAIAIYSQIPLTGIAIMGAILSVIIVNITNGIELRYKTKNQGEVENDEDF; via the coding sequence ATGTTACAAGCATTATTATTAGGACTTATTGCATTTGTGGCACAAAGTGAATTTGCTTTAGGAACAAGTTTAATATCAAGACCAATTGTTACTGGTTTATTCACAGGATTAGTTATGGGAGATATAAAGACAGGTCTTATAATGGGAGCTACTTTAGAACTTGCTTTTATTGGTTCATTTTCAATTGGAGGTTCTATTCCACCTGATGTAGTTACTGGAGGTATACTTGGAGTAGCTTTTTCAATCGCTTCAAAAACTGGAATTGAAACTGTACTTCTTTTAGCTTTACCAATAGCAACTTTCACTTTAATATTAAAAAATGTATATTTAGGACTTTTAATACCTATGTTATCACATAAAGCTGATATTTATGCTGAGAAAGGAAATACCAAAGGAATTGAAAGGATGCAAATATTATCTGGTTTAGGACTTTCTTTTATGTTGGCAGCCATTGTATTTTTTTCATATCTTTTAGGAAGCAATGTTATTTCTTCTATTTTGAATGCTATCCCTGATTTTATTCAAAGAGGTTTAGCTGTGGCAACAGGTATTATTCCAGCACTTGGATTTGCAATGCTAGCTAAGCTTTTAATTAATAAAACTGTAATTCCTTATTTATTTTTAGGTTTTGCTATCGCTATTTATTCACAAATTCCTTTAACAGGAATTGCTATTATGGGAGCAATTTTATCTGTAATTATTGTTAATATTACAAATGGAATTGAATTACGTTATAAAACTAAAAATCAAGGTGAGGTGGAAAATGATGAAGATTTTTAA
- the truB gene encoding tRNA pseudouridine(55) synthase TruB produces MEGIIVINKPKGITSFDVIRKLKKILKTKKIGHTGTLDPLATGVMLMCVGKATKLASDLEAKDKVYIADFDIGYATDTYDIEGKKIAENIIDVSKEDLEQSIKKFIGNIKQVPPMYSAIKIDGNKLYHLARKGIEVERPERDVTIKYINLLDFKDNKAKIETKVSKGCYIRSLIYDIGLDLGTYATMTTLQRKQVGDYSLETSYTLEQIEEMVLNNDFKFFKTIEEIFSYDKYSLQTEKELTLYKNGNTVKIKENLENKKYRIYFQDEFIGLANIENNNLLKGYKYY; encoded by the coding sequence TTGGAAGGAATAATAGTTATAAACAAACCAAAAGGAATAACTTCCTTTGATGTTATAAGAAAACTTAAAAAAATTTTAAAAACTAAAAAAATAGGACATACTGGAACTCTTGACCCATTAGCAACAGGAGTTATGCTTATGTGTGTTGGAAAAGCCACTAAACTTGCTTCTGATTTAGAAGCTAAAGATAAAGTCTACATTGCAGATTTTGATATAGGTTATGCAACAGATACCTATGATATTGAAGGAAAAAAAATAGCTGAAAATATTATTGATGTTTCAAAAGAAGATTTGGAACAATCTATAAAAAAATTTATAGGAAATATAAAACAAGTTCCTCCAATGTACTCTGCTATCAAAATTGATGGAAATAAACTTTATCATTTAGCAAGAAAAGGAATTGAAGTTGAAAGACCTGAAAGAGATGTCACTATTAAATATATTAATCTTTTAGATTTTAAAGATAATAAAGCTAAAATAGAAACAAAAGTTTCAAAAGGTTGTTATATAAGAAGTTTAATTTATGATATTGGTCTAGATTTAGGAACTTATGCAACTATGACAACACTTCAAAGAAAACAAGTTGGAGACTATTCTTTGGAAACTTCATATACTTTAGAACAGATTGAAGAAATGGTTTTAAACAATGATTTTAAGTTTTTTAAAACTATTGAAGAAATTTTTTCTTATGATAAATATAGTTTACAAACTGAAAAAGAATTAACTCTATACAAAAATGGTAACACTGTAAAAATAAAAGAAAATTTAGAAAATAAAAAATATAGAATTTATTTTCAAGATGAATTTATAGGATTAGCAAATATAGAAAATAATAATTTATTAAAAGGATATAAGTATTATTAA
- a CDS encoding PTS sugar transporter subunit IIA, whose product MYQFIIATHGLFAEGIKNSIEIILGKFENLSTLSCYTNSNFNLKKEIDEILKKYNNKEIIIITDIFGGSVNNLFMEEIPLNKNIHLITGLNLPLVLNLLGEQENYLIPEELIQNSIEISSDAVKYCNLELIKTSKNEDEDF is encoded by the coding sequence ATGTATCAATTTATAATTGCAACACATGGTTTATTTGCAGAAGGAATAAAAAATTCAATCGAAATTATTCTTGGAAAATTTGAGAATTTAAGCACTTTATCTTGTTATACAAACTCTAATTTTAATTTAAAAAAAGAAATTGATGAGATATTAAAAAAATATAATAATAAAGAAATTATTATAATTACGGATATTTTTGGAGGAAGTGTTAATAATTTATTTATGGAAGAAATTCCTTTAAATAAAAATATTCATTTAATAACTGGGCTAAACTTACCTTTAGTATTAAATTTACTTGGAGAACAAGAAAATTATTTAATTCCAGAAGAATTAATTCAAAATTCTATCGAAATTTCATCAGATGCAGTTAAATATTGTAATTTAGAATTAATAAAAACTTCAAAAAATGAAGATGAAGATTTTTAA
- a CDS encoding toxin-antitoxin system YwqK family antitoxin: MRRKNFILTVLIFLFVNILSMAVENSTTLSNSLGLVDPTYQEALKDYKPNLENIDKIFNYIEKNIKEKGRAIFYSKLEKAKSEVIVTDENDNIIYTEKMPEKLAEQTPYFEAKQIYQLKNGKTLTYSEMNTEMLEKKVKMKSETLMKTKMNKKDAIKVLKLAPDLTTSINNVFSNIEYSKFEVYDTNNNLLQRMNYRNNKMTIEQEVEGNQAKMIYLFDNTNSMSGKVEAYKNGELISILQIKNLLPEGEVKIFYPSGKLLSIFNVKKGKPEGMMKAFFENGKTKMIINFKNGVQDGEAIEYDENGNVVEKVLYKNGKIVR; this comes from the coding sequence ATGAGAAGAAAAAATTTTATTTTAACTGTGTTGATATTTTTATTTGTTAATATCTTAAGTATGGCAGTAGAAAATTCTACTACTTTATCTAATAGTTTAGGTTTAGTTGACCCTACTTACCAAGAAGCATTAAAAGACTATAAGCCAAATCTTGAAAATATTGATAAAATATTTAACTATATAGAAAAAAATATAAAAGAAAAAGGAAGAGCAATTTTTTATTCTAAGTTAGAAAAAGCAAAAAGTGAAGTAATTGTTACTGATGAAAATGATAATATTATCTATACTGAAAAAATGCCAGAAAAATTAGCAGAACAAACACCTTATTTTGAAGCAAAACAAATATATCAATTAAAAAATGGGAAAACTTTAACTTATTCAGAGATGAATACAGAAATGTTAGAAAAAAAAGTAAAAATGAAGTCTGAAACTTTAATGAAGACAAAAATGAATAAAAAAGATGCAATAAAAGTATTAAAGCTAGCACCTGATTTAACTACTTCAATAAATAATGTTTTTTCAAATATTGAATATTCTAAATTTGAAGTTTATGACACAAACAATAATTTACTTCAAAGAATGAATTATAGAAATAATAAAATGACAATAGAACAGGAAGTAGAAGGAAATCAAGCTAAAATGATTTATCTTTTTGATAATACTAATTCTATGAGTGGAAAAGTAGAAGCATATAAGAATGGTGAGTTAATTAGTATTTTACAAATAAAAAATTTACTTCCTGAGGGTGAAGTAAAAATATTTTATCCTAGTGGTAAATTACTATCTATATTTAATGTAAAAAAAGGTAAACCAGAAGGTATGATGAAAGCATTTTTTGAAAATGGGAAGACAAAGATGATTATAAATTTTAAAAATGGTGTTCAAGATGGAGAGGCTATTGAATATGATGAAAATGGAAATGTTGTAGAAAAAGTTTTATATAAGAATGGAAAAATAGTAAGATAA
- a CDS encoding PTS sugar transporter subunit IIB, producing the protein MILLLRVDHRLLHGQVVFSWVQNLKADCILIANDSVATDELRKSTLKLAKPQEIKLVIKNINDAIDSINSGITDKYKLLIIVESIEDAYKITKETKQIKQINLGGIKPRENSKNISKTINLLENEELMLKDLIKNGIEIEIRQLATDNKILYK; encoded by the coding sequence ATGATACTTTTATTAAGAGTTGACCACAGATTACTTCATGGGCAAGTAGTTTTTTCATGGGTACAAAATTTAAAAGCTGATTGTATTTTAATAGCTAATGACAGTGTAGCAACAGATGAACTTAGAAAATCAACTTTAAAACTAGCTAAACCACAAGAAATAAAATTAGTCATTAAAAATATAAATGATGCTATTGATTCCATAAATTCAGGTATTACAGATAAATATAAGCTATTAATAATAGTTGAATCTATTGAAGATGCATATAAAATTACAAAAGAAACTAAGCAAATTAAACAAATAAATCTTGGAGGTATTAAACCAAGAGAAAATAGTAAAAATATTTCAAAAACTATAAACTTACTAGAAAATGAAGAATTAATGCTAAAAGATTTAATAAAAAATGGAATTGAAATAGAAATCCGACAACTAGCAACAGATAATAAAATTTTATATAAATAA
- a CDS encoding replication initiation protein: MKKIIDLIEDSSLFDIKIEYTKKFSKNDIYFKQFLIKKIIKTNEKIFYLTEKEAKKILIFPHGENFDIFLKKFCSKRLIIKYRKSEEEYYELILNIISSILKNNNTYVLKVSEDFYKIFNSEKNDFKFYQLNIFLGFSNIITRKLFNLIKNIYNELSIEISLDNLRRYLNLEESYERFFDFEKKILIPSLKEIENFTSYKILYSKIKNSISTNARVKAIRFNIIQNSDDKSENDISILYKLVKPFAQNLFTLQKFISYQANFYSYQYLKKNIEYSLLHGKNNLDSFLVEAIKYDWVNTKFKEKLQEYSKKYSLIFKLSQKIIIIEEFRKVILKSIEKNELDKELSLILNFMKISARIFENNIYKDNNLLKNKVYLTFYKNLQEVNECIFEDEKTIILAEFNQNCSNSNLAIFKK, encoded by the coding sequence TTGAAAAAAATTATAGATTTAATAGAAGATTCAAGTCTTTTTGACATTAAAATTGAATATACAAAAAAATTTTCTAAAAATGATATATACTTTAAACAATTTTTAATAAAGAAAATAATAAAAACTAATGAAAAAATTTTTTATTTAACAGAAAAAGAAGCTAAAAAAATTTTAATATTTCCACATGGGGAAAACTTTGATATTTTTTTAAAAAAATTTTGCTCAAAAAGGCTTATTATAAAGTATAGAAAATCTGAAGAAGAGTATTATGAATTGATATTAAATATAATTTCTTCTATTTTAAAAAATAACAATACATATGTTTTGAAAGTAAGTGAGGATTTTTATAAAATATTTAATTCTGAAAAAAATGATTTTAAGTTTTATCAATTAAATATATTTTTAGGTTTTTCAAATATAATTACTAGAAAGCTTTTTAATCTCATAAAGAATATTTATAATGAATTATCAATTGAAATATCTCTTGATAATTTAAGAAGATATCTTAATCTAGAAGAATCTTATGAAAGATTTTTTGATTTTGAAAAAAAAATATTAATTCCCTCTTTAAAAGAAATAGAAAATTTTACATCATACAAAATTTTATATTCAAAGATTAAAAATTCAATAAGTACAAATGCAAGAGTAAAGGCTATTAGATTTAATATTATACAAAATTCAGATGATAAAAGTGAAAATGACATTTCAATTTTATATAAGTTAGTGAAACCTTTTGCTCAAAATTTGTTTACACTTCAAAAATTTATTAGCTATCAAGCTAATTTTTATAGCTACCAGTATCTTAAAAAAAATATTGAATACTCTCTCCTTCATGGTAAAAATAATTTAGATAGTTTTTTAGTAGAAGCAATAAAATATGATTGGGTAAATACAAAATTTAAAGAAAAATTACAAGAATATTCAAAGAAATATAGTTTAATTTTTAAATTAAGTCAAAAAATTATTATTATAGAAGAATTTAGAAAAGTTATTTTAAAAAGCATAGAAAAAAATGAATTGGATAAAGAGTTATCCTTGATACTAAATTTTATGAAAATTTCAGCTAGAATATTTGAAAATAATATATATAAAGACAATAATTTGTTAAAAAATAAAGTATATTTAACTTTTTATAAAAATTTACAAGAAGTAAATGAATGTATATTTGAAGATGAGAAAACTATAATCTTAGCAGAATTTAATCAAAATTGTTCTAATAGTAATTTAGCAATATTTAAAAAATAA
- a CDS encoding methyltransferase domain-containing protein, with protein MKEFIINNYLEDIRKKIPAYDLILEIIFNSILKVKTDISQIKNILAIGGQSYEAKNLSKIYNNSKIMIVEPSEIMLNIVKNECKDLKNLEYICDKFENYKNNKNFQLCLCLLVLQFVENPRSFLEKIYNSLDKNSLFIISIFSNKQLAYWKEFALSRGAKKEQVEKTFNNQSEIMNVLSPDYTETLLKEIGFLKVEKICEILSVDMWIAEK; from the coding sequence ATGAAAGAATTTATAATTAATAATTACTTAGAAGACATAAGAAAGAAAATTCCTGCTTATGATTTAATACTTGAGATAATATTTAATTCTATTTTAAAAGTAAAAACAGATATTTCACAAATAAAAAATATTTTAGCAATTGGTGGACAAAGTTATGAAGCTAAAAACTTATCAAAAATTTATAATAACTCAAAAATAATGATAGTAGAACCAAGTGAAATTATGCTAAATATAGTAAAAAATGAATGCAAAGATTTAAAAAATTTAGAATACATCTGTGATAAATTTGAAAATTATAAAAACAACAAAAATTTTCAATTGTGTTTATGTCTTTTAGTGTTACAATTTGTTGAAAACCCTAGAAGTTTTTTAGAAAAAATCTATAATAGTCTTGATAAAAATAGTTTATTTATAATAAGTATATTTTCTAACAAACAATTAGCTTACTGGAAAGAATTTGCACTATCAAGAGGAGCTAAAAAAGAACAAGTTGAAAAAACATTTAACAATCAATCTGAAATAATGAATGTTTTATCCCCAGATTATACTGAAACTTTATTAAAAGAAATTGGCTTCTTAAAAGTAGAAAAAATTTGTGAAATACTTTCAGTTGATATGTGGATTGCAGAAAAATAA
- a CDS encoding GyrI-like domain-containing protein, which yields MAYRLKAVTIRTNNSEEGIRKIGELWGDVLTGKLSLLADGIIPVSQYSNYESDEKGDYDISIVGVEHNFFEDIEKEVEKGLYKKYEAVDENGSVELCTKKAWENVWNDSHSGVLKRAFTVDFESSVPAEFSNDGKAHCYLYIAIK from the coding sequence ATGGCATACAGATTAAAAGCAGTAACAATTCGTACAAACAATAGTGAAGAAGGTATTAGAAAAATAGGAGAATTATGGGGAGATGTCTTAACAGGAAAATTATCTCTTTTAGCTGATGGAATAATACCTGTTTCACAATATAGCAATTATGAAAGTGATGAAAAAGGAGATTATGATATTAGTATAGTAGGGGTAGAGCATAATTTCTTTGAAGATATAGAAAAAGAAGTTGAAAAAGGTTTATATAAAAAATATGAAGCTGTTGATGAAAATGGCAGTGTTGAACTTTGTACAAAAAAAGCTTGGGAAAATGTTTGGAATGACAGCCATTCTGGAGTATTAAAAAGAGCTTTTACAGTAGATTTTGAAAGTTCTGTCCCAGCAGAATTTTCAAATGATGGAAAAGCTCATTGTTATTTATATATAGCAATAAAATAA
- a CDS encoding KilA-N domain-containing protein, producing the protein MSNMKKETIEAKGVFIQVYTEDFKNDYISLTDIAKYKSDEPNDVIRNWLRSKDTIEFLGLWEIINNPNFKPVEFDGFKKEAGSNAFTLSPQRWIEKTNAIGIISKSGRYGGTFAHSDIAMEFASWISAEFKLYIIQDYKRLKSDENSKLSLNWSLNREISKINYKIHTDAIKTYLLGDLTKEQLSYKYASEADILNVALFNKRAKEWREENPKLKGNIRDYASLNELLVLANMESYNAILIEKGIEQKERMIELRNLARTQLLSLENISNMNIKKFEKK; encoded by the coding sequence ATGTCAAATATGAAAAAAGAAACTATTGAAGCAAAAGGGGTATTTATACAAGTTTACACAGAAGATTTTAAAAATGATTATATAAGTCTTACTGATATTGCAAAGTATAAAAGTGATGAACCAAATGATGTTATTAGAAATTGGTTAAGAAGTAAGGATACTATTGAGTTTTTAGGGTTGTGGGAAATAATTAATAATCCAAATTTTAAACCCGTCGAATTCGACGGGTTTAAAAAAGAGGCTGGAAGTAATGCTTTTACATTATCGCCTCAAAGATGGATAGAAAAAACAAATGCTATTGGTATTATTTCTAAATCAGGTAGATATGGTGGAACTTTTGCACATAGTGATATAGCAATGGAATTTGCTTCTTGGATTTCAGCTGAATTTAAACTATATATTATTCAAGATTACAAAAGACTAAAATCAGATGAAAACTCTAAATTATCTCTTAATTGGAGCTTAAATAGAGAAATTTCAAAAATTAATTATAAAATTCACACAGATGCAATTAAAACATATCTATTAGGAGATTTGACAAAAGAACAGCTATCATATAAATATGCGAGTGAAGCAGATATCTTAAATGTTGCATTATTCAATAAAAGAGCAAAAGAATGGAGAGAAGAAAATCCTAAGCTAAAAGGAAATATTAGAGATTATGCAAGTCTTAATGAATTGTTAGTACTTGCTAATATGGAAAGTTATAATGCTATTTTAATTGAAAAAGGTATAGAACAAAAAGAAAGAATGATTGAACTTAGAAATCTTGCAAGGACACAGCTTCTATCCTTAGAAAATATAAGCAATATGAATATTAAAAAATTTGAGAAAAAATAA
- a CDS encoding CPBP family intramembrane glutamic endopeptidase produces MTNKFQSYVDNIQEKNKFKLLLIPILVVTFIIVLNQLLIIPLIFIFNDSLKEVLSFTGTSNLVDEVLCVFLSIFLMTKISKLKIEQLGFSKDNIAFSYLKGALLGILQISTVFFIIFALKAIDVYYEGNISLLLSIKVFIIFIFQGLLEEILFRGYLMPFFSKVIGIKFTIILLSFLFTCIHLLNPNLNIIGLVNVFLAGVTFSLIYYYTGNLWIVGAMHTLWNFILGFIVGSQISGIITFHSVFFSLPVKNKDLISGGTFGFEASVVTTVVELAISLFVIYLIKKERK; encoded by the coding sequence ATGACAAACAAATTTCAAAGTTATGTAGATAATATTCAAGAAAAAAATAAATTTAAATTATTATTAATACCAATTTTAGTAGTTACTTTTATAATAGTTTTAAATCAATTATTAATAATTCCTCTAATATTTATTTTTAATGATAGTTTAAAAGAGGTTTTATCCTTTACTGGAACTTCAAATTTAGTGGATGAAGTTCTCTGTGTATTTTTATCCATATTTTTAATGACAAAAATTTCAAAATTAAAAATTGAACAATTAGGCTTTTCAAAAGATAATATAGCTTTCTCATATTTAAAGGGAGCTTTACTTGGAATTTTACAAATATCTACTGTTTTCTTTATAATATTTGCTTTGAAAGCAATTGATGTCTATTATGAAGGAAATATTAGCCTTTTATTATCAATAAAGGTATTTATAATTTTTATTTTTCAAGGCTTATTAGAAGAAATTTTATTTAGAGGCTATTTAATGCCATTTTTTTCAAAGGTTATAGGAATAAAATTCACAATAATACTATTATCATTCCTATTTACTTGTATTCATTTACTTAATCCTAACTTAAATATAATAGGTTTAGTAAATGTATTTTTAGCAGGAGTTACATTTAGCTTAATATATTATTATACAGGAAATTTATGGATAGTAGGTGCTATGCATACTCTTTGGAATTTTATTTTAGGTTTTATAGTTGGTTCACAGATTAGTGGAATAATTACATTTCACTCTGTATTTTTTTCACTACCAGTTAAAAATAAAGACTTAATAAGTGGAGGAACATTTGGTTTTGAAGCCAGTGTAGTGACAACAGTGGTTGAATTAGCAATAAGTCTATTTGTGATTTATCTAATAAAAAAAGAAAGAAAATAA
- the typA gene encoding translational GTPase TypA: MKIKNIAIIAHVDHGKTTLVDCLLRQGGVFKTHELEKVEERVMDSDDIERERGITIFSKNASARYKDYKINIVDTPGHADFGGEVQRIMKMVDSVLLLVDAFEGPMPQTKYVLKKALEQGHRPIVVVNKVDKPNARPEDVLYMVYDLFIELNANEYQLEFPVVYASGKAGFARKELTDENTDMQPLFETILEHVQDPDGDVTKPTQFLITNIAYDNYVGKLAVGRIHNGTLKRNQDVMLIKRDGKQVKGKVSVLYGYEGLKRVEIEEAEAGDIVCVAGIDDIDIGETLADINDPVALPLIDIDEPTLAMTFMVNDSPFVGKEGKFVTSRHIWDRLQKEIQTNVSMRVEATDSPDSFIVKGRGELQLSILLENMRREGFEVQVSKPRVLFKEKDGKKLEPIELALIDVDDSFTGTVIEKMGVRKAEMVSMIPGQDGYTRLEFKVPARGLIGFRNEFLTDTKGTGILNHSFFDYEEYKGDIPTRNKGVLIATEPGVTVPYALNNLQDRGSLFLDPGIPVYEGMIVGEHNRENDLVVNVCKTKKLTNMRAAGSDDAVKLATPRKFTLEQALDYIAEDELVEVTPTNIRLRKKILKEGDRRKNWSATNK, encoded by the coding sequence ATGAAGATTAAAAACATAGCAATTATTGCTCACGTTGACCACGGAAAAACTACACTTGTAGACTGTTTATTAAGACAAGGAGGAGTTTTTAAAACTCATGAACTTGAAAAAGTAGAAGAAAGAGTTATGGATTCAGATGATATTGAAAGAGAAAGAGGAATTACTATTTTCTCTAAAAATGCATCTGCTAGATATAAAGACTATAAGATTAATATAGTTGACACACCAGGCCATGCTGACTTTGGTGGAGAAGTACAAAGAATTATGAAGATGGTTGATTCTGTTCTTTTACTTGTAGATGCTTTTGAAGGACCTATGCCTCAAACAAAATATGTTTTGAAAAAAGCTTTGGAACAAGGACATAGACCAATAGTTGTAGTAAACAAAGTTGATAAACCTAATGCTAGACCAGAAGATGTACTATATATGGTTTATGATTTATTTATAGAATTAAACGCTAATGAATATCAACTTGAATTTCCAGTAGTTTATGCATCAGGAAAAGCTGGTTTTGCTAGAAAAGAATTAACTGATGAAAATACTGATATGCAACCACTATTTGAAACAATATTAGAGCATGTTCAAGACCCTGATGGAGATGTTACAAAACCAACTCAATTCTTGATAACAAATATTGCTTATGATAACTATGTAGGAAAATTAGCAGTTGGAAGAATACATAATGGAACTCTAAAAAGAAACCAAGATGTAATGTTAATAAAAAGAGATGGAAAACAAGTTAAAGGAAAAGTTTCTGTTCTATATGGTTATGAAGGTTTAAAAAGAGTTGAAATAGAAGAAGCAGAAGCAGGAGACATAGTTTGTGTTGCTGGTATTGATGACATAGATATTGGAGAAACATTAGCAGATATAAATGATCCTGTTGCATTACCTCTAATTGATATTGATGAACCAACACTTGCTATGACATTTATGGTAAATGATTCTCCATTTGTTGGAAAAGAAGGAAAATTTGTAACTTCAAGACACATTTGGGATAGATTACAAAAAGAAATTCAAACAAATGTTAGTATGAGAGTAGAAGCAACTGATTCACCTGACTCATTTATAGTAAAAGGTAGAGGAGAGCTTCAGCTTTCAATATTACTTGAAAATATGAGAAGAGAAGGTTTTGAAGTACAAGTTTCTAAACCAAGAGTTTTATTTAAAGAAAAAGATGGAAAAAAATTAGAGCCTATTGAACTTGCTTTAATTGATGTTGATGATAGTTTTACAGGAACTGTAATTGAAAAGATGGGAGTTAGAAAAGCTGAAATGGTTTCTATGATTCCTGGGCAAGATGGATATACAAGACTTGAATTTAAAGTTCCTGCAAGAGGGCTTATTGGTTTTAGAAATGAATTTTTAACTGATACTAAGGGAACTGGAATTTTAAATCATTCATTCTTTGATTATGAAGAATATAAGGGAGATATTCCTACAAGAAATAAAGGAGTTTTAATAGCTACTGAACCAGGAGTTACTGTTCCTTATGCTTTAAATAACTTACAAGATAGAGGAAGTTTATTTTTAGACCCAGGTATTCCTGTATATGAAGGAATGATAGTTGGAGAACACAACAGAGAAAATGACTTAGTTGTAAATGTTTGTAAAACTAAAAAATTAACAAATATGAGAGCAGCTGGTTCTGATGATGCAGTTAAACTTGCAACTCCAAGAAAATTTACATTGGAACAAGCACTTGATTATATTGCAGAAGATGAACTTGTAGAAGTTACTCCTACAAATATAAGACTTAGAAAGAAAATCTTAAAAGAAGGAGACAGAAGAAAAAACTGGTCTGCTACTAATAAATAG
- a CDS encoding nucleoside triphosphate pyrophosphohydrolase has product MKKEIIYNKLVRDNIPQIISKNNQKSSYHIATDEEYENKLLEKLQEEVSEFITDKNEEELADIFEVIEHIVTAFNFNKERILEIKEKKAEKNGKFNKKIILEKVFNIER; this is encoded by the coding sequence ATGAAAAAAGAGATTATTTACAATAAATTAGTCAGAGATAATATACCTCAAATTATTTCAAAGAATAATCAAAAGAGTAGCTATCATATTGCAACAGATGAAGAATACGAAAATAAATTACTAGAAAAATTACAAGAAGAAGTATCTGAATTTATAACTGATAAAAATGAGGAAGAGCTAGCAGATATTTTTGAAGTTATTGAACATATTGTTACTGCTTTTAATTTTAATAAAGAAAGAATTTTAGAAATAAAAGAAAAAAAAGCTGAAAAGAATGGAAAATTTAATAAAAAAATAATTCTTGAAAAAGTTTTTAATATAGAGAGATAA
- a CDS encoding DUF1353 domain-containing protein — protein MEKSRLNTCPIDDKYWEVLEEYSYETSKGLVVVPKGFRTDYASVPKIFRNIINTYGKHGRAAVVHDWLYSSQCKIDVTRAEADKVFLEIMVEWNVKKYKRILMYILVRMFGGSHFRKEK, from the coding sequence ATGGAAAAAAGTAGACTAAATACATGCCCAATTGATGATAAATATTGGGAAGTTTTAGAAGAATATTCTTATGAAACATCAAAGGGACTTGTGGTTGTTCCAAAAGGCTTTAGAACAGACTATGCATCAGTACCTAAAATTTTTAGAAATATTATAAATACTTATGGAAAACATGGAAGAGCCGCAGTTGTACATGATTGGTTATATTCAAGTCAATGTAAAATTGATGTTACAAGGGCTGAAGCTGATAAAGTGTTCTTAGAAATTATGGTAGAATGGAATGTTAAAAAGTATAAAAGAATTTTAATGTATATCTTAGTTAGAATGTTTGGTGGTAGTCATTTTAGAAAAGAAAAATAA